Within the Opitutaceae bacterium TAV5 genome, the region GGAGGAGTAACCAGATCGGCTTGCCTCACCTGTTTTGCTGATGCGTGCGTGGAATTCCACCTCAACTGATATCGGGCCAAACGTATCACGCGCTTTGGCCGCCACCTTCTTCATCTCTTGGATGATGCAGGCGGGAAGAGGGCATGGTGTATGTGTCTGCTTGCTCATACCTCCTCCTTTCTTGCGGCGAGTTCGGCGCGGATGGCGGGGAGTTGCGCGGTGAGGTAATGGCTGACGCGCCGACCGGCGCAGACGTGGATTGCGTGGGTGATGGTGACGCCGAAACGCTCGGCGAGGATTTTGGCTTCCGGGTATTTTGCCGGACGGCCTTGGCGGAGGCGGGCGTAGCTCGCCTCTGTGTAGCGATACCCCGCCTTTCCCCTCTTAAACCTTTTTGCCTTATTGTTGCCATCACCCGCCTTACGTGTAGTTGGCAGGGTGGAACTGGTTTCTGTCGGGTTCATGACCAGACGGAAAACAGATGAATTATCACAAAACAATCACGATTTTATCACAAAAATATAAAACAATGAATATCAATAAAATGACTGCTAAAAAAATTCAAGATAAAATCAAAATCCTAAAATCTTTTGCGGGAAGTCAGGCAAAGTTGGCCGAAATCGCTGGTGTCGCTCAGCCGCTCGTCTCTGCGTGGATAAATGGGCAGCGCGAAGTTCAGGACGAAGCAATCAGCGCACTCGCCGAATTCTTTGAAATTCCCGTCGGCATGTTGACCAACGACGCCGAGGAGTTGGTCATCAAAATAGATGTAAGGGAAAAAATGATACTGCTAAGGAAGCGTGCCCAAAGCAAGGCTGATAAGCTAATCACCGTTTGTGACCTAATTTCACTCCTGAAAGGATTCCCTCGAAACGCTCCCATTACCTTCGGGCCGCACCCCTGTGGGCTTGAGTTTAGTCAAGTAGAAATGCAAGGCCGCTATGCGAATTTTCAGTTCAACCAATCCATAATTCGAGACCCATTATCAGGGGAGTGGATCATTGAAGATACGGATGGCGGCAAGGCGGCCAGCGAATACGTGAGGCACAGGAGGTCTTTGGCCAGGGGGAAAAAGAATCCGATTGGTAAGGAGGTGTCGAAATGAGTGACGACTTGCCCGCAACACCATTTGCAATGCTGCGGGCGATTGTTCCTTACTCCGGCCCCTTGTCTCGCCCGATTGCATCAAGCACAGGACACCTTGTTCTAAACGGGAAATCCTCGTCTATCGCGGCCCACTGCTCTCTGACATACTCAATCTGTATCTTTGTCAAAAGCGGCCTTACCAGCCGCGCAAAAAGCCGCTCACGCTGCTCGCGGCACTCCTCACATGCTTTCTCTAACTCCTTATAATTATGATATTGCATCCAACCATGAGCCGCCCGCGTGGGAGAGCGGGCAAACATTTCCTGTGTAACTAAAATCTAACTACAAACATGAACGCATCCGACTTCGCAAAACAGCTACGCAAAGAGGTTCTGAGAACTGATCCCAAGGGAAAAGGAACGATACAGAGTCGGTCTCTCATAAAATATTTGGACAACACCATCGCCCAAGAGGCGGCCACGGCATCAAACGACGCGCTACCAAAGCAGACATCCGTAGAGCTTCATCTGGCCCACTACAACGCGCAAGTGCAGGCAAACTTGCTGGATCGCGAGCAGATGTTTGCCTCGATACTGGAATACGGGAAGCGCTCCATCAATGCAGGCATGATAATCAATGCGGGAGCAGCAGTAGCAATCCTTTCATTTATTGGCAGCTTAACCGCAAATCCGCACTTGAGTGGGGCGCAATTCGCAGAGTCGTTGCTACTATTCACGGGGGGCGTTTTGGTGTCAGCCCTTGCGTGCGGATTGTCTTACTGCACGCAGTACTGGTATTATCACTACGAAAAAGGACGGCTCGGTCCAGTTTTTCACTGGGCAACGATAGTATGCGTCATTGGCGCATACGCCCTTTTCATCGTCGGCGCATACGCCTCCTATTTGATCCTCAAACACGCACCTTAGTCCCCTTGCCCGCCTTCTTCCTTCGTAACCAAAATAAAACTACACTATGAGCACCCTACCGATCCGCGTCGAATTTCACCTCTTTGCCCTCGGCCAGAAACCGCCGCGCCGCCCGCGCAAGGATACCTCGACAGTCGCCTTCGTCGATGACCTCGCAGTCGAAAATTCCCGCCACCTCACGAACATCCAGAAGGGCGACTACCTGGAGATACGAGACGGATCACCTCTCACTCGCCCCACGCCCCACACCACCGGCATCCCCGCAGGCCGCTACGTCGTAGACAGTCGCGGCTGGGTGTTTTTCCCGACCGACGAAAGTCCGGCCGGCTCCGCCTATCTCCAGATCGTAATCACGCCTTGGCAGGCATCCAAAAAGCGTAGCAAAACGAAACGCTAACAATCCCACCTCATGAGCGCATCGCCTGATTCAAATAAAAGTCACGTCAGCAAAGATGAAAAAGACGACGAAAAGTTCATGCCCAAGTGGGTAATCGTCGTGCTGGGGATTGTAATTTTCGTACTGTGGATTGGTATCCCGTGGTTGGTTAGCTGTGGTACTACATTGCCGCCTAACGCTGGAGAACGAGGTGATGCCTTCGGCTCCGTCAATGCCCTGTTCACTGGCCTCGCCTTCGCTGGTCTGATTGTCACTATCCTGATCCAAGGTAATGAACTGAAGCTACAGAGGGAGGAGATTCGGATGCAACGGGAAGAAACTGCGCGATCAAACAAACTGTTTAAACTTCAGAAGGAGGAGATGACGAGAACCGCAAACGCTCAGGACGAAATCTCAAAAACACAGAAAGAGACAGCAGAGTTCATGCGACAGCAAGTTGACTCGCAAAGATTAACCGCAGAAATTCAGGCATTTATCCAAGCCAAGGAAGTCCGCCAAGACCGACTAAGGGGCCTACGAAAAAAAGAAAGCGAAGAGATGCCACGATTACATCAGGCCGAAGATGGTATTCGAATGCATGCCGCTTCCGTTAAGGCGGGTCATTATAATGAGCAGTCCGCAAAACAGGCAGAGATATACCACAGAACAGTTGTGGAGGTCCGCAAAATTCTCGAACCGATATTAGCCGAAATCGAAAAAGAGGAGACTACCATAAAACTGATGAACTCTCGCCTCGTGAAAATCGCAGACGAGTTTGGCAGCCTTCACCTTGTGACGCGGTTACGCGAAGCCCCTCAAAAACCTTCACATCAGGAACCCTCGACTGACTGACAGGCAGTTTTCCGGAGAGTTCTTTTGTGCTTCTGATTCCGGATACCCCCTGATATTTTGTCCCGATGACACACGAAGAAAAGGCTATAGCTGCAAACGAAATACATCGTGTCGCGACGAGGTACCGGGGAGAATTTCTAAATCGTCTTGCTTTCATTGAGAATGAAATGGGCCATTTATTGGCGGAATATTTTTGCCCAAATGATGGAGGGAAACGGACTCTCCTCTATGATGAAATCCTGACCACCAATTTTTTCGGTTTGGAAAGGAAAAAACAACTATTCCGAGCCATAGTAAAAATCGATTACCCTTCTTACTGGGAAGAAAACAAGGAGACCTTGGTAGCCTTTGACGACGTCCAAAGGTTCCGAAATAAGTTGGCGCATTCGCGCGTGGATGTGTCCGAAGAGGCCTTGGCCCGTCCGCTAGAACAAGGTGTCGGTTTCACTGATTGGAAAAACAGTGAACCTGTAACGGAAGCACAATTTCAGGACATGATAGCGAAGGTGAATATGATCATTTCTTGCATTCTGGAAATCAAACGTCTGCTTCCATTCAAGGAAAGGAAGCTCGTTACCCACGGGCTTGCTTCGACGCCGACAGACGGGTGATGTGGGGCCACATGCCCTCCTCCACTCTTTGGCCCGAAGTCCTCGAAAACGCCCTCAACGCCGGCAAGGTGCGTGCAGGTGACGTGTTCCACTATCCGCCCGAGGCGCATGCGATGGAGTGGGGCAAGGCGCTCGAAATCCTGAAATTTACCGCGATCGTTACACTCGCTTCCGATGCCTCAAAAGACAGCGACGGCGTTGTGCATTACACGCTTTACCATCCCGTGCTTGACAAGGTCCAGGAGGCATCTCGCAGCGAGCTGAACCAGCTCAGTTTCCGCGACCTCTTGCGGCGAGGCACCTTGGTCTGAACTCACTCCGGCATAATCTTCCAGAATGTTTTCACTTCTGCTCCCGGTCGCGGGTGCTTGTAGTGCGCA harbors:
- a CDS encoding transcriptional regulator, whose product is MTAKKIQDKIKILKSFAGSQAKLAEIAGVAQPLVSAWINGQREVQDEAISALAEFFEIPVGMLTNDAEELVIKIDVREKMILLRKRAQSKADKLITVCDLISLLKGFPRNAPITFGPHPCGLEFSQVEMQGRYANFQFNQSIIRDPLSGEWIIEDTDGGKAASEYVRHRRSLARGKKNPIGKEVSK